A stretch of DNA from Dethiobacter alkaliphilus AHT 1:
GCCACAAACGGTCTGGGCATGGCTTCTACCTGGGCCAGCCTGGCAACGTTCATGGGTGTTACCGCTCTGATTCTGCAATTGCAGGCTCCCTTTGTTTTCCTCTGGATTCAGTGGGCCTTATCCATTCCTTTGATTACCTTGCTTTACGGTACAAGCTTACGTCGTATGCAAGCCTACACCCCCGCTTCCTTCATTAGAGAGCGCTACGGCAAAACCGCCACTGTTGTGGTTTGCTGCTGGATGATTCTCATCATGCTGATGTACGCTGTGGGTCAGATGATCGGCTTGGCCCAGGCTTTGGAAGTACTTTTGGGCTTCCCATATGTTACCACTCTGTTTGTTGCCGGTATTATCATCGTAGGTTATGTAACCATTGGTGGAATGTATGGTGCGTCCTACAACGCTGCGTTTCAGATGGTTGTTATGACTCTGGCCTTGATTGTTCCCATGGGTGCCATCATGAGACAGATGGGCTCCTCCGGTTGGTTCTTCCCTCCGCTGCTGTATGGCGACATGGTGGATTCCATGCTGGAATTGGTTCCCACCTTCTTTGACACCAATTATGGCTTTAAATGGTACTTCGCATTGATTCCCGCTTTTACACTGGGCCCCATCGGCCTGCCTCACCTGGCCATGCGTGTTTTCACCGCTCCCAGCTTAAAGAGTGCCCGCTGGGCCGTGGTTTGGTTCACAGGATTTTTGGGACTGCTCTTTGGTGGTGCTTATGCCGTAGGTTTCATCGGCAACTACTTCCAGGCCATTGAAGGCATCACCATTGCCGCCGCTGATGCGGATAAAATTACCATGATTTTGAACGTTTATTACAACCCTGAGTGGGTTACCGCCATTGTTATCGCCGGCGCCATTGCTGCAGGTCTGTCCACGCTTAACGGAAACCTGCTGGCCATCGGTGCTCTGACAGCACAGGATATCTTAGGTGTGTTTATGCCTGATATCGATGATAATCTGCGGATGAAAATCGGTTATGTTGCCATCTTCCTTGGCGGTATCATCAGTGTTGTTGTTTCCTACAGCCCCCCGGATTTCCTTGTTACCAGTATTCTCTGGGCTTTCGGTATCTGCGGAAGTGCTGTTACACCCATGATTCTCTTAGGTGTGTGGTGGAAAGAGGCCAACAGACTGGCCGCCATCATTTCCTCTGTAGTAGCCGGCTTCACCTTCATCATTGTTTCCCCGTATGTTATGCCCGGCATTGTACTGGGAGAAGGTGTTACAGCTAACCTGGGGATGTCCGGTGCTCTCTTTACAGTACCGCTGGCCTTTGCCCTCTTCATCTTCCTGTCTCTGGCCTTTAACCGGATTCCGGCGCTGGAAAGCTACAGCCCCTCCGCTGAAGACAGAAAGTTGGTAGATTCCATTCACGGTTGGCCCGACTCCGACGATTCCCGTTATTCAGGTAACGGCTGGGCTGCACTGGTAGGTGTAATCTGCGTAGCCATCTCCATCTGGGGTTTTATGCCCTGGTAACCGCAATACAGCAAAAGGGGCGGTCTGTACCGCCCCTTTTTTATTTTCCTTAAGACATGGTATAATACAAAGAAAAAGTTGTGGAAGGAGCTTAGCCTTGAACTACCTGCAAAACGTTATA
This window harbors:
- a CDS encoding sodium:solute symporter family protein; translated protein: MQEVAWRIDNIALGFSVVVLCFVVFYLVGWLSSRKTTEVTDLYVAGRTIGSATNGLGMASTWASLATFMGVTALILQLQAPFVFLWIQWALSIPLITLLYGTSLRRMQAYTPASFIRERYGKTATVVVCCWMILIMLMYAVGQMIGLAQALEVLLGFPYVTTLFVAGIIIVGYVTIGGMYGASYNAAFQMVVMTLALIVPMGAIMRQMGSSGWFFPPLLYGDMVDSMLELVPTFFDTNYGFKWYFALIPAFTLGPIGLPHLAMRVFTAPSLKSARWAVVWFTGFLGLLFGGAYAVGFIGNYFQAIEGITIAAADADKITMILNVYYNPEWVTAIVIAGAIAAGLSTLNGNLLAIGALTAQDILGVFMPDIDDNLRMKIGYVAIFLGGIISVVVSYSPPDFLVTSILWAFGICGSAVTPMILLGVWWKEANRLAAIISSVVAGFTFIIVSPYVMPGIVLGEGVTANLGMSGALFTVPLAFALFIFLSLAFNRIPALESYSPSAEDRKLVDSIHGWPDSDDSRYSGNGWAALVGVICVAISIWGFMPW